In one Caballeronia sp. M1242 genomic region, the following are encoded:
- a CDS encoding histidine phosphatase family protein: MRPLPPSLNVTLLCHAATHAMKTARFPTGDEPPAWDDRAALAQRFARFDGRVIASPAPVARATAAWIACSVETCDAFSDIDYGRWRGHSIRAIAEKDPEGMNAWLANVAARPHGGESIAMLSERIANALATLVNDDARTGRYLIVTHAIVVKAALAHVRGDPLESIFAMDFAPLSSITLDYDRQRGVWTVA, translated from the coding sequence ATGCGCCCATTGCCTCCTTCATTGAACGTCACGCTTCTCTGCCACGCCGCCACGCACGCGATGAAAACCGCCCGCTTTCCGACGGGCGACGAGCCGCCTGCATGGGATGACCGCGCGGCGCTTGCACAGCGCTTCGCACGCTTCGACGGCCGCGTGATCGCGAGTCCCGCGCCCGTTGCCCGCGCGACGGCCGCATGGATAGCATGCAGCGTCGAAACGTGCGACGCCTTCAGCGATATCGACTACGGCCGCTGGCGCGGGCATTCGATACGCGCCATCGCCGAGAAGGACCCTGAAGGCATGAACGCATGGCTCGCGAATGTCGCCGCGCGGCCGCACGGCGGCGAGAGTATTGCGATGCTGTCCGAACGCATTGCGAACGCGCTGGCAACTCTTGTGAACGACGATGCCCGCACCGGACGTTATTTGATCGTCACGCATGCCATCGTCGTCAAAGCCGCACTGGCGCATGTGCGAGGCGACCCGCTCGAATCTATCTTCGCGATGGACTTCGCGCCCCTGTCGTCCATAACGCTCGACTATGACAGACAGCGCGGCGTCTGGACCGTGGCCTGA
- a CDS encoding antibiotic biosynthesis monooxygenase has protein sequence MYIAMNRFKIVPGAEADFERLWTSRDTHLKDVAGFVEFHLLKGPAKDDHVLYSSHTIWANRAAFEDWTRSDAFRAAHRNAGGETRQLYLGHPEFEGFEVIQTVK, from the coding sequence ATGTATATCGCCATGAATCGCTTCAAGATCGTGCCCGGCGCAGAAGCCGACTTCGAGCGCCTATGGACGAGCCGCGACACGCATCTCAAGGACGTCGCCGGCTTCGTCGAATTTCATTTGCTGAAGGGCCCGGCCAAGGACGATCACGTCCTCTATTCGAGCCACACGATCTGGGCGAATCGGGCGGCGTTCGAAGACTGGACGCGGTCCGACGCCTTTCGCGCCGCGCATCGCAACGCAGGCGGCGAGACGCGCCAGCTCTATCTCGGGCACCCTGAATTCG
- a CDS encoding DUF1428 domain-containing protein: MAHYVDGFVVPVPIGKIDAYRVMAEEAGKIWLEHGALQFVESIADDVKPGKVTSFPQSVQLKEGETIAFSWILYESREQRDAVNAKVMNDPRLKAMMEHGEPPFDAKRMFFGGFSTIVELARS, encoded by the coding sequence ATGGCGCACTATGTGGATGGATTCGTCGTACCTGTCCCCATCGGCAAGATCGACGCGTATCGCGTCATGGCCGAAGAGGCGGGCAAGATATGGCTCGAACACGGCGCACTGCAATTCGTCGAGAGCATTGCCGACGACGTGAAGCCCGGGAAAGTCACTTCATTCCCGCAGAGCGTGCAATTGAAGGAAGGTGAAACGATTGCGTTCTCGTGGATACTCTATGAATCGCGCGAGCAGCGCGACGCAGTCAACGCAAAGGTCATGAATGACCCGCGTCTGAAGGCGATGATGGAGCACGGCGAGCCGCCTTTCGATGCGAAGCGCATGTTCTTCGGCGGCTTTTCGACGATAGTCGAACTGGCGCGCTCTTAA
- a CDS encoding CbtB-domain containing protein, producing the protein MNVAHAPVYAAASASPALDAPVPIPVREVVPWAVFIGLILLIAIYFVGAEQGATSIFSGMVVHEFVHDGRHLLGFPCH; encoded by the coding sequence ATGAATGTCGCTCACGCGCCGGTTTATGCCGCCGCTTCTGCTTCGCCCGCCCTTGATGCGCCGGTGCCTATTCCGGTACGTGAAGTCGTGCCTTGGGCCGTGTTCATCGGCCTGATCCTTTTGATCGCTATCTATTTCGTCGGCGCGGAGCAGGGCGCGACGTCGATCTTCTCCGGCATGGTCGTTCACGAATTCGTGCATGACGGCCGGCACTTGCTCGGCTTTCCCTGCCACTAA